Genomic DNA from Candidatus Hydrogenedentota bacterium:
CGAGGCAGGCGCTGCCCACCTGCCCGAAAAGGGCCAGCGCGGTGAGGAGAATGGTGTTCTTGATGAAGGTGAAAAAGGGCAGCACGCGGAACACGTCGGCGTAGTTTCCCCACTGGGGGGGCAGGGGAATCCAGATGCGGGGCACGGCCCAGTACTGCCGGAAGGTTTTCAGGCTGTCGCCCAGGGTGATGAGGAAGGGGAGCAGGAAGACGAACCCGAGCAGGAGCAGCAGGGTCCAGACGAGCGCGGTCTGGAGCCGTCCGCGCCGCTTCCCGTTCTCCACCCGCGCACTCACCGGTTTTCCCCCTCATAGTAGACCCAGGACCTGCTGGTCCGGACGACCAGCAGGGTGAGGGCGAGAATGATTGCGAAGAGCATCCAGGCGAGGGCGGCGGCGTAGCCGAACTCGTAGTCGAGGAAGCCCTTCCGGTAGAGGTACAGCACGAAGAAGAGCAGTTGGTTCTCCCAGCCCCCGTCCTTGCCCATGAGCACGAAGGCCTGCATGAAGACCTGGAGCGCGCCGATCATCCCCATGATGAGGTTGAAGTAGATGGTAGGGGTCAGCATGGGCAGGGTCACGTTCCAGAACTTCCGCCAGTGGCCCGCGCCGTCCAGTTCCGCGGCCTCGTACAACTGCGCCGGAACCCCCTGGAGCCCGGCGAGGAAGATAATCATCGCGCCGCCGCCCGTGGCCCAGAGCATCATCAGGAACATGGACGGCATGGCCCAGCGGGGGTCGTTGAGCCAGCCCGGAAGCGGCAACTGCGCCAAATCCGGCGAAAGCGCCGCGAGGCCCCGGTTCAGCGCGCGGATGAACCCGTTGACGGGGCCGAAGACCGGGTTGAACAGGTAGTTCCACATGATGGCCGTGGCCACGCCGCCCACCACGTTGGGGATGTAGAAGATGGTGCGGAACACGCCGACGCCGCGCACCTTCTGGTTCAGCAGCATGGCCAGGCCCAGGGCGCAGGCGAGGGTGACCGGCACGGCGACGAAGGCGTAGGTGAGGGACTTGCGCAGGGAGAACCACACCATCGGGTCCGCCGTGAAGGCGCGGACATAGTTGTCCATGCCGACGAAGACGCGGCTGTTCACGGGTTCATAGGGGTCCCAGTAGCTGAAACTGAGCACCAGGCTGAACAGGATGGGGAAGGCGAGGAACAGGCAAAAGCCCAGCAGCCAGGGTGACGCGAAGAGCACGCCCCAGAAGGCCTCGCGCCGGCGCCTGGAACTGCGCGCCAGGGCACGGAAATCCTCCACCGCGTGGGAGGTGCGCCGCGCCAGGGCCGCCGCGCCCGCCGCCAGCGCCAGCAGCAGCAGCGCCCCGGCAACCCTGTAGAGGCGCGGGTCGCGGGCCGCGGCCCGTCGCCGGCCGGTCTCCAGTTCCTCCCGGCCTCTCGCCAACACGGTGTTGATGTCCCGTTGCAGTCCGGCCACCACCTCCTCCGGCGTGCGGCGCAGGGAGATGTCCTCCCGCTCCAGATAGCCCATGTTCAGGTCAATCACGCGGCGCAGTGCGTAGAAACGGTCCGTCACCGGCGTGAGTTTTCCGAACGAGAAGGTCTCCAGGGCGAGATGCTCGTCCGCCTCCGACTCCGGGTCCACGAAGTGGCGCTCCGCCCATTCGCGGGTGATGGGGATGCCCCGGCCCATTTTCGCGGCCAATGCCTGCACGTCCTCGCTCACCATATGCTTCACAAACAGCCAGGCTAGCTCCTTCCTCCGCGCGATTTCAACGCGCCGCGCCTCCGGCAGGTTCGGGTTCTCCATGTCCTGTCGGTGGCGGTTGATGCTGATGCCGTCCCAGGTGACGCGGGTATGGCGCCGTCCCGACGGCCCCCTGGGCAGGTGGCACGCGCCCCAGCGCATGCCGTCCTTCACCCCCCCCAGCAACTGCGCCAGGAACCAGCCGCCGTAGGTCATGGCCACCCGGCCCGTGAGGATTTGCGTCTCCCGGTTCTGTCCCTGCTGGTCCGCCCAGCCGATGGTCGAGCCGTCGTTCACCCGCATGTTCCGGAGAAACTGGATGGCCGCCAGCGCCTCCGGCGTGTCCGTCGACGCCGCAGTCCGATCCGGGTTCAAAAAGTCCGCCCCGTAACTCCAGAAAAGTGGCTGGCTGTCGAGCCAGCCGAGGACCATCTGCGCGCCCCACTGGTCCGGATGCCCGTCCCCGTTCGTGTCCCGCGTCAGTGTTTTCGCGATTCGCCGGAAGTCCTCCCAGGTCCAGTCGTCCGGGGGGTAGGGCTCCCCCGCGGCGTCGAAGAGGTCCTTGTTGTAGAACATCATCGTGGGAACGCCGGTCCAGCACAGCGCGCCGATTTCGCCGTTGTACGTGAACGCGTCCAGGGCCGTCGGCCAGAACGCATCCACGGGGACGCTGTCCCGCGCGATAAACGGGCGCAGGTCCTCCAGATAGCCCCGCACAGAATAGGACGGAAACGGCTCGTCGTCCATCAGGATTAGGTCCGCCGCCGAATTGCTCATCAACTGGAGCTGGAGTTTCTCCCCGTACTCGTTCGGCGTGTAGCGCAGCTCTATGCGCGTGTCCGGATGCGCCTCCTCAAAGCCCGCCGCCACCGCCTTGAAAAACTCCAGGTCCTTGTAGTTCCCCCAAAAACTGAACGACAGGACCGTGCCCTGGTCCTGAAGACCCCCGCCGCATCCGGATATGAGCGCGGAAATCAGGCACAGAAACAACGCCAAAAGAGGGATTGGGAGACGCGCGGAAGGGCCGCCTCCACCTCGCCGCTTACCGCCGTTGTCGCGCCGTGCCGCCATGCGCTCCTTTCGTGTGCCTCCCGAATCCATAACAAAACACGAAATGAGGGGCCATGTCAAACTGCGGCATCGGGAGGCATGCCCGGTTTCCGGCACATGCCGGCTCAGGCATTGGGAGCCGACGGCAAGCCGTAAAAGTCCACTGCGGTGTCACAGAACAAGCGGCGCATCTCCGCTTCGGAACAGCCCTTGACGGCCCAGGCGGCCGCCGCAACCCAGCGCGGGTAGGTGGTGGCCGACAGCATGACGGGCCAGTCGCTGCCAAAGGCCGTGCGTTCGAACCCAAAGCATTCAACAATATGTTCCAGTGCCGGCCGGAGGTCTTCGGGTGTCCAGGATTCATGGTCGGCCAGGGTGGCCGCGCCTGACATTTTACAGTAAACGTTGGGGAACGCAGCCAGCGAACGGATTTCCTGCCGCCATGGTTCTAACGCGTTGGCCTTGATGTCCGGCACACCGATGTGGTTCAGCATGAACTTGATGTTGGGGCACTGCCGCACCAATTCCAGGGCGACGGGTATTTGGCCGCGTTGGAGTCCGAGGTCGAAACACAGCCTGAACCGTTCCAGACACTGCACGCCTTTGGCCAGCGCGGGAAGCAGCCCGTGCGGGGCCTCTTTGTCTGTCGGGAAAAAGCGCCGGACCCCCTTCACCAGGGGATTGGCGGCCAGCGCCTCGAGCCTGGGCAGGACGGCCTCCCCCTGCTCGAGGGGCGCGTTGGCCACGATGCCCTGAATGCGCGGCTCGGTTTTCGCCAGCGCCGTGACCCAGTCCACCTCGGCCTGGGCCTGGCCCTCGGCGCAGGCCGCCTCCACAAACACAATTTTCCCGACTTTGACAGGCCCGACGGCCTCATCGAAATCGCGCGGCAGATAGGGACGGTTCAACAGCGCCGAATTTTCCAGCCACGGGTAACGCAACCGGGCCGTGTCCCAGAAATGGACGTGCGTGTCAACGATGAGGAATGGAGGCGGGGCGTTGTCCGCCGCGCCCTCCCCGCAGGCAAGACCCGCTCCCATGAACGCGGCGGAAAACGCCCCGGCCTTTTTCAGGAAAGTGCGCCGCTTCATAACCGGGTCTCCTTTGAATTCAGCATAAAGCATCGGTAAAAAGGATGGCGCAACGCAAAAAACTTCACTGGCTCGGCAGAGGGCATGGGCATCCCCCGGAATGACACTTGGAGGAGCCTGCCAGCCTGTCAGTGAATCTCTTTGCCGCAATGCGGGCATTTCTGCGACACCCCCTTGTGCTTCTGGATGGCCTCCACGAACCCGGCCGACTGCGCTCAGGTGGCGTTAAACGCTTGGAGGAAATCTTCACGGGATATCTTTGCCTGGGTAAGGATGGTGCGGAGTGTCGAACCCTTGATCTTTCGGTGGGAGGGCATGGTGAGCGGCGTCCGCGTCCCGTCCGCATTCTCGCGGAGCATTGAGATGTGATTTCCCCTGCGGACCTCCTTAAATCCAAGACGTTCAAAGGCCCGCATGACTTGCTCCAATGCCGCGTCTTCGGGAAAGGGGGGCATTACACGTGGACACCCGCTTCAGCGACAAAAGCCTCAAGCACGGGAGACTCAGGGTCGGGATTGAGGACATCTTCTCCAAAACTTCCGACATGGAAACTGATGGCGGATTCCACGTCCTGCAATGCTTCGGCATAGGTGTCCCCTTGGCCGACAATAACCCCCTTCAGCCCAAGCGGGTAGGCGACATACCCGTCGGCATAATGCTCCACCACGACTTTTACGGCATGATACACGTTTTGGTACTCCTTAGTCTCATGTCATCACTATGCCACCACATATGCCCATTTGTCAATGTGTGAGCTAAACGGTCAATAAGCTTTTGCGGACACGCTTATTCTATAACCTCACCGTAAGCCAATCTCAAAAGTTTTTTAATTAGTGGCTCATGCTTCTTTATGTCGCCTTTGACAAGCCTAATACGATAGCGTCCCCAACGGTTATCATATTCCATAACATCAATTCCGGCATTATCCAATTCGGCCTGAATTTCTTCTGAGCGCTCTATTTGCGGTTCAAACCGCACCCAGTCTTTCTTTGGTCGAAATATCACAAAATTATTCCGCCGACCGCTTTTTGTGGCTAATCCTATATAAAACTTATTGTATTTAAGGGTGAGTTCCGGCGCAAATTCATTGACCATTGAAAGAAGTGAATCTGTAATCTCCATGGTTGTTTTTGTGGCATTCTTTTCCCAATATGCCCTGTCTGTAACTTCACCCACCTCATCATCATCAACCAAACCAAGCCGCATTTCATTAAGAACAGTTGTGAAAATCAGGGACACTTGGTCTCCAAGGCGAAATGCCTTCATTTGAATCGCAACGAGAGGAATGTATCCATTAAAAAGACTGACAACATTGAGGAAACGGCTGGTTATTTCTTCTGCGACAATTACTGCAGTATGTTCGTATTGCGGGTAGCGTTTGCGTTCAATATCCCAATACTCAAGTGTCCGGATAAGATGAGACTCGTCTGTCTTTCCAAGCTGGATTTCAATCTCATACCGTTTGTTTGCTTCCGCATCTTGACAAAGGATATCAAGGCGCCCTCCTTGAGGGTGTATTCTTTCCTTGTCTTTCAGGATTAGGTCACCGAGGCCAAGGAGTGAAGGGTCTTCAGAGATTCTCTCCTGAACCCAATATTCGTTCAATTCGGGATGCCCTTTTAACAAAAGACGTTCAGGCTTTGCATATTTCAAATTGTTCATAGCCAACCTCCTAATAATACCGTTGGGGGACATTCCTAAAACCCATGTTAGGCATGGATGACGTATTGTGTTCACCATCTCATATGCAGTTTGACACAATCTGCCTCAATTTGCAAGCCTATGCCTAGTCTGTCCACCTCAAACAAAATATTGACTCCCCGGCGCGCGTTTGCTATACTTCCCCCCGCGTGATCGTCCGCCCGTGCGGGCTTGGCGGCGCGCGGGACACCACTGACCGGCGTAGTCCGGCAACCTATCGGCGCGCCCTGAACCGGGCGGGACCGCATCCCACGCAGAGGGGAGGTTGAGTTTTAGTGACAAAGGTTCGCGTGAAGACCGATGAGCCCTTCGAGAAGGCCCTGCGCCGCTTCAAGAAGAAGTGCAACAAGGAAGGCCTGATGCAGCGGCTCAAGGAAGTCAAGTACTACGAGAAGCCGTCGGACCGCCGCCGCCGCAGGCTGGCGAAGGCGATCTCCCGTTCGGTGCTGGAAGAGAGCTGATGCCCTTTCCCCTCCCCATTCCCGAAAATTAACATGGTATTTGTGCGAGGCCCCCTTCTTTGGGGGCCTCGCTGTATTTGGACCCATCCCGAAACATTTCGTGACGGGTGATGGTCCAGACCGTGATGCGGCATCGCGCCGCGTTCAGGCCAACGCCGGGGCGAAATGTCCCCGGCGCAACCCCGAGGAGAAGTTGTGATGAGACACTGGAGCATGGTCATGGCGGTTTGCGCCGCGGCGCTGGCGTTGGCGGTTCCGGCCCGCGCGGAATTGGCGCCGCCGGTGAAGGTGGGCGTGTATCCCCAGGAGGCGGCGCGCGCCTATCCGCTGGAGGATGGCGCGGATGCCGTGGCCCTGAAAGAAGGCGCGGTGCTGGTGCGTTCCGGCGGGGCGGTGCGCGCCCTTGCGGGCGGCGCGTTCAAGGACAGCGACGCCGCATGGCCCCGTCTGGGCCTGTCGCCGGAAGGCGCGGCGTTCGCGCTGGTGCCGCTGGCCAACGACTCTCAGGGCATCGAGACGGCGCGCTCGTGGGCGCCGGACGGTCCGGAACCGCTCGTGGTGGGCGCGGCGTCTGGCCTGTACCTGCGCAATG
This window encodes:
- a CDS encoding extracellular solute-binding protein, with product MALFLCLISALISGCGGGLQDQGTVLSFSFWGNYKDLEFFKAVAAGFEEAHPDTRIELRYTPNEYGEKLQLQLMSNSAADLILMDDEPFPSYSVRGYLEDLRPFIARDSVPVDAFWPTALDAFTYNGEIGALCWTGVPTMMFYNKDLFDAAGEPYPPDDWTWEDFRRIAKTLTRDTNGDGHPDQWGAQMVLGWLDSQPLFWSYGADFLNPDRTAASTDTPEALAAIQFLRNMRVNDGSTIGWADQQGQNRETQILTGRVAMTYGGWFLAQLLGGVKDGMRWGACHLPRGPSGRRHTRVTWDGISINRHRQDMENPNLPEARRVEIARRKELAWLFVKHMVSEDVQALAAKMGRGIPITREWAERHFVDPESEADEHLALETFSFGKLTPVTDRFYALRRVIDLNMGYLEREDISLRRTPEEVVAGLQRDINTVLARGREELETGRRRAAARDPRLYRVAGALLLLALAAGAAALARRTSHAVEDFRALARSSRRRREAFWGVLFASPWLLGFCLFLAFPILFSLVLSFSYWDPYEPVNSRVFVGMDNYVRAFTADPMVWFSLRKSLTYAFVAVPVTLACALGLAMLLNQKVRGVGVFRTIFYIPNVVGGVATAIMWNYLFNPVFGPVNGFIRALNRGLAALSPDLAQLPLPGWLNDPRWAMPSMFLMMLWATGGGAMIIFLAGLQGVPAQLYEAAELDGAGHWRKFWNVTLPMLTPTIYFNLIMGMIGALQVFMQAFVLMGKDGGWENQLLFFVLYLYRKGFLDYEFGYAAALAWMLFAIILALTLLVVRTSRSWVYYEGENR
- a CDS encoding amidohydrolase family protein → MKRRTFLKKAGAFSAAFMGAGLACGEGAADNAPPPFLIVDTHVHFWDTARLRYPWLENSALLNRPYLPRDFDEAVGPVKVGKIVFVEAACAEGQAQAEVDWVTALAKTEPRIQGIVANAPLEQGEAVLPRLEALAANPLVKGVRRFFPTDKEAPHGLLPALAKGVQCLERFRLCFDLGLQRGQIPVALELVRQCPNIKFMLNHIGVPDIKANALEPWRQEIRSLAAFPNVYCKMSGAATLADHESWTPEDLRPALEHIVECFGFERTAFGSDWPVMLSATTYPRWVAAAAWAVKGCSEAEMRRLFCDTAVDFYGLPSAPNA
- a CDS encoding type II toxin-antitoxin system HicA family toxin, giving the protein MPPFPEDAALEQVMRAFERLGFKEVRRGNHISMLRENADGTRTPLTMPSHRKIKGSTLRTILTQAKISREDFLQAFNAT
- a CDS encoding type II toxin-antitoxin system HicB family antitoxin gives rise to the protein MYHAVKVVVEHYADGYVAYPLGLKGVIVGQGDTYAEALQDVESAISFHVGSFGEDVLNPDPESPVLEAFVAEAGVHV
- the rpsU gene encoding 30S ribosomal protein S21, with the translated sequence MTKVRVKTDEPFEKALRRFKKKCNKEGLMQRLKEVKYYEKPSDRRRRRLAKAISRSVLEES